The genomic region CCGCCGAGGCGCGCCGCTCACTGCGCGGCTGCTCCACCGACCTCTCGGCCGCGGAGAGTTCCGTGCGCGAGGCGAGCGACGTCCTCGTACGGCACGCCAACTCCACCCGCTACGAGCAGGTCCGCACACCGGCCCGGCAGCAGATCCGGGAACTCCCGGCAGCCGCCCTGCCCGACCACGCCGAGAAGTGGGCCGCCGCCTTCGCGCCCAGGCTGCGTGTGCTCACCGACGAGCTGGTCCAGCTGGAGCGCAACCGCGACTCCATCGTCGACCGGCTCCGAGGCCTCGTGGAATCGGCTCTCACGACGCTCCGCTCGGCCCAGCGGCTCTCCCAGCTGCCCGAAGGGCTGGGGGAGTGGTCCGGCCAGGAATTCCTCCGGATCCGCTTCGAGGAGCCCGACCAGGCCACGCTCACCGAGAGGCTGGGAGAGGTCATCGACGAGGCCACGCACGCGGCCCTCAAGAAGAACTCCGACCTGCGCAGGGACGGCATGTCCCTCCTGCTGAGGGGTGTACAGGCGGCCCTGCAGCCCAAGGGCATCGCGGTGGAGATCCTCAAGCCGGACGCGGTGCTCCGCGCCGAGCGCGTCCCGGTCGGACAGATGGGTGACGTCTTCTCCGGCGGCCAGCTGCTCACCGCCGCCATCGCGCTGTACTGCACGATGGCGGCCCTGCGCAGCAACGACAGGGGCCGGGACCGGCACCGGCACGCGGGCACGCTCTTCCTGGACAACCCCATCGGGCGCGCCAACGCGACGTACCTTCTGGAGTTGCAGCGCGCGGTCTCCGACGCGCTCGGAGTCCAGCTGCTCTACACCACCGGGCTGTTCGACACCACGGCGCTCGCCGAATTCCCGCTGGTCATCCGCCTCCGCAACGACGCGGACCTGCGGGCGGGGCTGAAGTACATCAGTGTCGAGGAGCACCTCAGGCCGGGGCTGCCCCAGCAGGACCCCGCGGGGGAGACCGTGCACGGCGAGATCACCGCGACCCGCATGTTCAAGCGGAGCGGGGAGGCGACCGGCACCATGGGCACGTCGGCGGTCCCGGAGATGCGCACGGAGATGGCGGACACGCGCGCGGAGCCCGCACAGCAGGCCACGGACAAGGGGTAGGGGAGGCCGGGGCGCAGGCGGTCAGGCCCGGGAGAGCCTGCCTTCGCCCCGGCGTCGTATCCGGGCCTCCCCGCGCGCCCGGGACCGTGCCGAGCGCCTGGCGGCGCGGCGCTCCCGGCGCATCCGGCGCGCCGTGCTGCTGGGGACGGACACCACGCCGTGGCGTTGGTTCCACACCTGTCGGGTCACCCACACGTCCAGCACCGACCACGTGGCCACCACCGTGCTCGCCACACCGCTGAGCACCATCGGGAAGGCGAGCCAGGACCCGGCCAGGGTGCACAGGAAGGCCACCATGGCCAGAATGAGGGTCAGCGACATGATGAGGACGGCGCGCACAGCTGCCGTCCGCACCGGATCCGGCATCCTCCGCCGGACCGCGGGTTCGTCCACCCACAGCTGCCGGGGGATGTGGGCAGCGGCGGGACCCCCTGCCGTACTTGCCCTGCCCGCCTGTGGCGGGACCGCCGACGATGCCGTCACGCCCCGGCGCTCATCCGTGTCCAACGACCTTCAACTCCCCACCACTGTCCGACTCAAGGGTGGCTGCCCGGCTTGCGCCCCTTTTACGCGGGCGGAGCCGCTTGCCTGTCGCACGTACCCCCGTGAGGTTCTTCTGCCCCGTACGTGTGGACGAATGCCAGGTCGCGAAGATTCCCGCCGAGGGCGGCAATCGGCCCCGAAAGGTCACGGAAGGAAGAATTCCAGCCAACTGCCCTGTGTGGATGCACCGCGTTGGGCCAGGGATTCTCTGTCGCTTTCGCGAGTTTCTTCGCAGGGAATACCGGGACAACTGGTGAGCAACTCGGGGAAGAGCGGCCTGAAATCGTCCGGACGCGTCTTCGAGTTACCGGTAGGTCAGTAGTAGGCTCGCGCCGTTTGTTGACGGAACTCCGACCGACGCCCGGTGGGCTGCGGCGGGAACACCCGAACAACCACGAAGACCGGGCGACCGGAACCACCGGACCCGGCGCAACCACCCCCGCGGTGCGGGGCCGAGCTGGGGGAGGCCATGCGCTTTCGCGGGAAGTCCATCCGCAGGAAGATCGTGGCGTTGCTCCTGGTGCCGCTCGCCTCTCTCACAGGCCTCTGGGTCTTCGCCACCTACGTCACCGGCCGTGAGGCCGGCGAGCTCATGGGCGCCAGCGCCATCGTGGAGCAGGTCGGTCACCCGCTCGAAGACACCATCCGGGCCGTCCAGGGCGAACGCCGGCAGACACTCGTCTTCCTCGCCGACCCCCGCGCCTCGGACGCCCTGCCCCTTCTGCGCCGCGAACGCGCCCGCACCGACCGGGTCGTGGCCGAGGTCAGGCAGAGCGCGAGGAGCAAGGACGTACGGGACAAACTGAGCCCGGAGTCGGAGGCCCAGCTCGACTCGATCCTCGGTGAGGTCGACGGCCTGGACGCGCTGCGCGGGTCAGTCGAGAAGCGCACCATCGACCGGACCAGGGCCCTCGACTTCTACAACGGCCTCGTCGACCCCTGCTACCGCTTCCTGAACAGTCTCCACACGATGGAGAACGTGTCCATGGACAAGCAGGTCCGGGCCCTGGTCGGCATCTCCAGGGCACGCGAGATGCTCTCCCGTGAGGACGCCCTGATCGCGTCGGGCCTCATCGCCGGCCGGCTCGGCGCCCCCGAACTCCGGGTCGTCTCCGACCTCGCCGCCAGCCGCACGCTCCTGTACGAGGTCAACCTCGAACTCCTGCCGGCCGGCGAGCGCGGCCGCATGGAGCAGTACTGGCGCAGCCCCGACACCGAGCCGCTGCGGACGGCCGAGCAGAGGCTCATCGCCGCAGGCCCGATCACGAAGCCGGGCACCATCGACTCCGCGCGCTGGGAGGAAGTGGCTCCCCCCGTCCTGGAGCACCTGGCCAACGACGGCACCGAGATGTCCAACCGCTTCCAGGACCGCGCGGAACCCGCCGGCTACCGGGTCCTGATCCAGGCGGGCGTCGCCGGCGTCCTGGGATTCCTCGCCCTGCTCGTGTCCGTCTTCGTCTCCGTACGCGTGGGACGCGAACTCGTCCGAGACCTCTCCCGGCTGCGCAAGGACGCGCACGAGGTGTCCGGCGTGCGGCTCCCCAGCGTGATGCGGCGACTGGCGGCGGGCGAGCAGGTCGACGTGGAGACCGAGGCACCCCACCTCAGTTACGAGCGGGACGAGATAGGCCAGGTCGGGCAGGCCCTGAACACCCTTCAGCGCGCCGCCGTCGAGGCCGCCGTCAAGCAGGCGGACATGCGCCGCGGTGTCTCCGAGGTCTTCGTCAACCTCGCACGCCGCAACCAGGTGCTCCTGCACCGCCAGCTGACGCTCCTGGACACCATGGAGCGGCGCACCGAGAACAGCGACGAGCTCGCCGACCTCTTCCGCCTCGACCACCTCACCACCCGCATGCGCCGCCACGCCGAAGGTCTCGTGATCCTCTCCGGGGCGGCCCCTTCACGGCAGTGGCGCAAGCCGATCCAGCTGATGGACGTGGTGCGCGCGGCGGTCGCCGAGGTCGAGGACTACGAGCGGATCGAGGTCCGGCGCCTGCCCCGCATCGGCGTGGGCGGCCCGGCCGTCGCCGACCTCACCCACCTGATCGCCGAACTGCTGGAGAACGCCACGGTGTTCTCCCCGCCGCACACCGCGGTGCAGGTCCACGGCGAACGCGTGGCCAACGGCTTCACCCTCGAGATCCACGACCGCGGCCTCGGCATGGCCCCCGAAGTCCTCCTGGACGCCAACCTCAGGCTCGCCGAGACCCCCGACTTCGAACTCTCCGACACCGACAGGCTCGGCCTCTTCGTCGTCAGCCGGCTCGCCCAGCGGCAGAACGTCAGGGTGTCGTTGCAGATCTCACCGTACGGAGGGACGACCGCGGTCGTCTTCATCCCGGCGCAGCTGCTCACCGACGCCCCTGACACGCACGGCACCGGCTTCCGCCTCGACCGGCGTGCCGAGAAGGCGATCGGCGGCGGCCGGCCGGGCGGCGCCGCGCCCGGCAGCGACAAGGCCCGCAGGGACGGAGTCGCGGACAAGAGCATCCCGGGCAGGCCCTCCGGCCTCTCCCCGGTCCCCACCGGCCTCACCGACCCGTCGGTGCTCGACGGCCCCGTCGAGCTCGAAGGCCCGGTGGGCACACTCGGGTTCCCCGACCCGGCTCTCGACCGGGAGCTCGACCCGGCACTCGGCCCGGTCCTCGACGGCGTATCCGACCTGGAGGACACCGAGAGCGAGCGGGGCGGCATCTTCCGGGCCCGCGACCTGCGCAGGGAAGCCGACCGGGAACAGCACCAGCAGGCCTTCGACGCCTCGGACGGCCGCTCGGCGGATGTCCGGCCGATGCGCCCCGCCGGCCCCGTCCCGCTGCCGCGCCGTAAGCCGCCGACACCCGTCACCGGCCATGGCCGCCGGATCGGCGACGGCGGCCGCTCGCACCCCGGTACGACCGACGGCCCCCCTGAGGCCCCCGGCTCCGAAGCCGTCACCGCGGAGCCCGGCCGCCCGGGCGCGGCACCGGCCGGCGAGGCGCCGCCGAGGCTCAGGCCCGCGCCCAGGCCCTCCGCGCCGGACACGGTGGGAGGCCTCCCGCGCAGGGTCCGGCAGGCGAACCTCGCCCCACAGCTCCGGGAGGACTCCGCAGGGCGGACTTCCGGCCACGTCCCCGCAGACACCGACGACGATCTCGAACGTGATGCGGACGAAGTACGCAATCGCATGGCTTCGCTACAACGCGGCTGGCAGCGCGGCCGTCGGCAGAACGCCGAGGACGCGGCCGGACCCGGCGAAGCAGCACCAGGAACCACTCCGGGAGGGGACGGTCGATGACCGCACCGAACGCCGCAGCACACAACTCCTCACGCCAGGGCTCCGGCGAACTCAACTGGCTCCTCGACGAACTGGTCGAGCGCGTCGCGAGCATCCGCAAGGCGCTGGTGCTCTCCAGCGACGGCCTTGCCACCGGCACGTCCCAGGACCTGACCCGTGAGGACAGCGAGCACCTGGCGGCCGTCGCCTCCGGGTTCCACAGCCTCGCCAAGGGCGTGGGCCGTCACTTCGAAGCCGGCCGGGTCCGCCAGACCGTGGTCGAGCTCGACGAGGCCTTCCTCTTCGTCACGGCCGCGGGTGACGGCAGCTGTCTCGCCGTCCTGGCCGACTCGGACTCGGACGTCGGGCAGGTGGCGTACGAGATGACCCTCATGGTCAAGCGGGTCGGGGCGCACCTGGCCAATGCCCCCCGGACCACCGGTCTGCCCGCCGGAGGGTGAGGCGAGGGGATGAGCGCAGACTCCGCCCGGGACATCTCGCCCGGATCACCGCCCGCGCCCGCGGATGCGGGCCCCTCGCGCTGGTACGACGCCGAAGCGGGTCCGGTGGTCCGGCCCTACGCGATGACCCGGGGGCGTACCAGCAGCGCGTCCCGTCATCGTCTCGACCTGATCGCGATCGTCATCCCCGAACCGGCGGCCGACGATCCCGGCCGGGACCAGACGCTCTCCCCGGAACACGTGGAGATCGTCGAACTGTGCAGCGACATGCCCCAGTCGATCGCCGAGCTCGCCTCCGGACTGGACCTCCCCGTCGGGGTGGTCCGTGTCCTGGTCGGTGACCTCGTCGAGGACGAACTGGTGCACGTCACCCGTCCCGTTCCGCCGGCCGAGCTGCCGGACGAGAGCCTTCTTCGCGAGGTGATCAATGGCCTTCGGGCGCTCTAGCCGCAAAAGGCGGCACGTCGAGCCCGTCACCCTGAAGATCCTGGTGGCCGGCGGCTTCGGTGTGGGCAAGACGACCCTGGTGGGCGCGGTCAGCGAGATCAGACCGCTGCGCACGGAGGAGAGGCTGAGCGAGGCCGGCCGTCCCGTCGACGACGTGGCGGGGGTCGAGGGCAAGAGCACCACCACGGTGGCCATGGACTTCGGCCGCATCACCCTGCGCGAGGACCTCGTCCTCTACCTGTTCGGGACCCCGGGGCAGGACCGCTTCTGGTTCCTCTGGGACGAGCTGGCCCAGGGCGCCCTCGGCGCGGTGGTCCTCGCGGACACCCGGAGGCTGGAGGACTGCTTCGCGGCGGTCGACTACTTCGAGCGCCGCGGGATCCCGTTCACCGTCGCCGTCAACCTCTTCGAGGGCGCGGAGCAGTTCCCCGCCGAGACGGTACGGACGGCACTGGACCTCGACCCCGAGGTGCCGGTGCTGCTCTGCGACGCACGTGACCGGGCGTCGGTCCGGGATGTGCTCGTGGCCGTGGTGGAGCACGCCGTGGTGCATGCCGACCGGCTCCGGGAGCCCGCCAGGACCTGACGCCCGGGCCACCGCACGAAACGCGGCCCGTACCCCCGCCGACCGGGGTACGGACCGCGCGTACGGTGCGGGGGGGCAGCGGGCGTGACAGGAGTCTTCACCCGGGGTGACGACCCGTCAACCCTGCGCGCGCACCCAGTGCCTCTCGTCCGGGTCGGGCCGGACTCGCGGGGCTGATCCTGACCGGAGAACCTGCCTCACGGGTTCTCGGCGAGCCACTTGGCCGCGGTCTCGGCCAGTTCCCCGTCCCGCCCCGCGAGCATCATCCGGATCATCTGCACGTCGCCGCGCAGCGACCACGCGGGGTGTCCGAACGTCGCGGGGTTGTTCTTCTCGATGAGGAAGTGCGCCGGCCAGGCGGTGCCGTACCCGATCAGAGGCAACGCCAGCGCGTAGCGCCCGCGACCGCGCGCCAGCCCGTACGCGGTGACCGCGAGACCGGTCAGCGTCCCGGTCAGATGGACCCATCGCGTCGCCGCCCTGGAGTGCATGGCGACGTAGTAGGGCCAGAACTCTTCATACGAACCGAACGTCTGCTGTGACATGAAGGCACCGTAATCGCTCGGCCCGCAACCGGATACGGCAGTTCCGCGTCCGAGAACAAGAACGGGCGGCCGGAGCCCACGGGGGTGGTCCCGGTCGCCCGTCCACCGCACGTGTCGTCAGTGACCCGCCACCGAGCGCCTGGCCACCGGGAAGTCGAAGTAGGTGTCGGGGAAGAGCTCCGGCTTGTACGTGAAGTGCCACCACTCCTCCGCCAGATTCACGAAGCCCAGGCCGGTCAGCGTCTCCTTCAGGAACTGCCGGTTGG from Streptomyces sp. QL37 harbors:
- a CDS encoding nitrate- and nitrite sensing domain-containing protein — encoded protein: MRFRGKSIRRKIVALLLVPLASLTGLWVFATYVTGREAGELMGASAIVEQVGHPLEDTIRAVQGERRQTLVFLADPRASDALPLLRRERARTDRVVAEVRQSARSKDVRDKLSPESEAQLDSILGEVDGLDALRGSVEKRTIDRTRALDFYNGLVDPCYRFLNSLHTMENVSMDKQVRALVGISRAREMLSREDALIASGLIAGRLGAPELRVVSDLAASRTLLYEVNLELLPAGERGRMEQYWRSPDTEPLRTAEQRLIAAGPITKPGTIDSARWEEVAPPVLEHLANDGTEMSNRFQDRAEPAGYRVLIQAGVAGVLGFLALLVSVFVSVRVGRELVRDLSRLRKDAHEVSGVRLPSVMRRLAAGEQVDVETEAPHLSYERDEIGQVGQALNTLQRAAVEAAVKQADMRRGVSEVFVNLARRNQVLLHRQLTLLDTMERRTENSDELADLFRLDHLTTRMRRHAEGLVILSGAAPSRQWRKPIQLMDVVRAAVAEVEDYERIEVRRLPRIGVGGPAVADLTHLIAELLENATVFSPPHTAVQVHGERVANGFTLEIHDRGLGMAPEVLLDANLRLAETPDFELSDTDRLGLFVVSRLAQRQNVRVSLQISPYGGTTAVVFIPAQLLTDAPDTHGTGFRLDRRAEKAIGGGRPGGAAPGSDKARRDGVADKSIPGRPSGLSPVPTGLTDPSVLDGPVELEGPVGTLGFPDPALDRELDPALGPVLDGVSDLEDTESERGGIFRARDLRREADREQHQQAFDASDGRSADVRPMRPAGPVPLPRRKPPTPVTGHGRRIGDGGRSHPGTTDGPPEAPGSEAVTAEPGRPGAAPAGEAPPRLRPAPRPSAPDTVGGLPRRVRQANLAPQLREDSAGRTSGHVPADTDDDLERDADEVRNRMASLQRGWQRGRRQNAEDAAGPGEAAPGTTPGGDGR
- a CDS encoding roadblock/LC7 domain-containing protein; translation: MTAPNAAAHNSSRQGSGELNWLLDELVERVASIRKALVLSSDGLATGTSQDLTREDSEHLAAVASGFHSLAKGVGRHFEAGRVRQTVVELDEAFLFVTAAGDGSCLAVLADSDSDVGQVAYEMTLMVKRVGAHLANAPRTTGLPAGG
- a CDS encoding DUF742 domain-containing protein; protein product: MSADSARDISPGSPPAPADAGPSRWYDAEAGPVVRPYAMTRGRTSSASRHRLDLIAIVIPEPAADDPGRDQTLSPEHVEIVELCSDMPQSIAELASGLDLPVGVVRVLVGDLVEDELVHVTRPVPPAELPDESLLREVINGLRAL
- a CDS encoding ATP/GTP-binding protein gives rise to the protein MAFGRSSRKRRHVEPVTLKILVAGGFGVGKTTLVGAVSEIRPLRTEERLSEAGRPVDDVAGVEGKSTTTVAMDFGRITLREDLVLYLFGTPGQDRFWFLWDELAQGALGAVVLADTRRLEDCFAAVDYFERRGIPFTVAVNLFEGAEQFPAETVRTALDLDPEVPVLLCDARDRASVRDVLVAVVEHAVVHADRLREPART
- a CDS encoding DUF962 domain-containing protein, whose translation is MSQQTFGSYEEFWPYYVAMHSRAATRWVHLTGTLTGLAVTAYGLARGRGRYALALPLIGYGTAWPAHFLIEKNNPATFGHPAWSLRGDVQMIRMMLAGRDGELAETAAKWLAENP